GGCGAAGCGGTCAAGGTCTTGCATCGGGCGGGCGAGAGAGTGGCTGTATTTGTTCAGAATGGTCTGGAGCGAGTAGGCGGCGGTCCGTTTATATAATAAAGCGAAGAGCCAATCGATAAATGACCGAATGGGTTTTAAAATATTATTGTTGATGTTCCGTCCTCCCGCCAATCTTTTGAAACGCCTAGCGTTGTTTTAACTCCTGAAACATAAAAGCGTACTCAATGCTCACGGCGGCCTGATCGACTAAGGCTTTTAGGAAATCGAGGTCGTCTCTCGAGAAGGATTCGCCGGAGAGTTTGTGGCCAAGGACCAGCCCGGCTAGTAAGGTCGGCTCCTTAAAATATTCACTTCCCGAAACGCAAGGGATAATGACCTCGGCCTTCAGTTCGATCATCGCCTGGTGGATGGCGCGGTCAGCTATATTATCCCGGCTCAACTCCAGCTTAGTGACGGTCAATTCCCGGACCAGCGGGGAGGTGCCTGGGACCGCTTGGCCGTTGGTCTGGGCCCGATCGCCGATCGCTCCCATGACAACGTAGCGGTTGTTTGGCCGGTCAAACACCAGGCAGGCGGCACTGTCCAGCCTTAAGGTCTTCAAAAGGAGGTAGGGGGCCAGCTTAACGAAGCGGTCGAGATCTTTTGACGGCTGGGCCAGGGCGTGGCTGTATTTTTTCAGGACCAGCTGATAATTATAGCGCGCGCGGAAGAAAAGATGGTCAACAAAATCCTGGACCCCTTCGTGTAAGGGTTTGAAAAGCAGGGCGATAATAAAGGCGCCGGTCAAACTCGCCCAGAGCGGGCTAAAATCGAAAAGGCTGTTGAACGACTGCTGGCTGATCAAGATCAAGAGGACCAGTAGGGCGGTGATGACGGCGGTCAGTAACGAATAGACAGCGGTCCTTTTGATGACCGACTCGATCGCGGCCAATTGGCGATGCAATATGGCGTAAGCGATCACCGCGGCAAAGAACAGGGCCGAAAGATAACCGAAAGGGTAACTGCCGGGGCGGCCGAAGGTAGTGAAGTCGACCAGGCCGGTTGTTCCTCCGGCAAAAGCGATCAGAACATAGAGAATTTGCCGGGACCTTGTCCCTTCCCCCAGCCGACTGGCCTCTTTCCAGGCGAACAGCAGCAGAATAACGCCGTAACTCCAGAGGGCGGCGAACATGATCAGGAAAAAAGAATAAAGTTCCCCGGCCGCCGGGTAATAGCCCCAGAAGTAATGGTCCACGCCGCGGTAGATCAGGTCCGTTTGGCTAAAAAAAGTGAATAAGAAAGCCAGGGAATAGAGGGACGGCAAAGTCCACTTGGCCGGGGCGCGGCCAAGGAAGGCATTAGCGAAATGATAGGCTAGGGCCGGGAGGAAACTTATTCCGAAAAATCCGATCCTGGCCCAACGCAAAGCCATTAAGGGGCTAGAGTCGTTCAGGTACATCAGGGAATAGCTTAGAAACCAGGCCGCCAAGCTTAGACAACAAAGGCTGAAGAGGGCATTGGCCGTGTTTTTTTTCTCATCAGCCAAACCGAATGACCCGATCAGGGAAATAATGACTCCCGCTATTAGTGGGGGCAAGGCATATAGGTTCATGGCCCTAATTCTCACATAAAAGCGCCCGGCAGGCAAGTTAAGAATAGCAAAATCACGCTAAGGCCTGAACCCGCCTATCCCTGGCCGGCCCATAGAACTCTGTTTTTCTTCAATTTTGAGTGAAATTTCCTGAAATTGCGGCCGACAACATTATGAGGGGAAAAACGTTTAAATCATGCCAAAAACGATTAGAAATTATCTGTGGACGCTCAATCCCAAGGCATACAGCCATATATATAATCAGACAAGGGGCCAAGGGGTCAAAGCACTAAAACTTCAAGGCCTTAATCCTTCCGCCGCTCTTCAGCCGGCATTGGCGACCGCTCCTATTAAAAGCGCGCGTGATCTTGAAATGCAAACCGTTTTCATGACCGGCCGGACTACGCCTGTAGCCAGGCCAATTTTATCTATTGTTGATGAAGCGACGCAAATAATGCCTTTAATCTCTGACATGAGTGAAAGTAATAATGGGATCTTCACTAAAAAGGAATATAAAGAATGGTGTGGTAGAAAAAGAATTTCCATTGACTATGAAACCCTTCTTAATTATTTGTTGAGCAAATATATGGTTCAGGTCCAGAATATTCAACCAGACGATGAAAACGATACTTTCAAGGCCGTTGATCAGGAACAATTGATCGGGGATGCCGCGGCCGGTTTGCATCGGGGACTGAAAAGAGCCTCGACCCTTCATGCTGTATTTAACATTGCCACGCAGATAATGTCGGAACTCTGGGTGGCTCCGAGGCTGTATCTGTATGATCCGCAAAAAAAGCTGGCGATACTGGCTTCCGGGATCGAGCGTGACGCGAAGGAATCTAACTATGCGGATTGGAGATCTTTGAGAAGTCTTTTTGAGGAGGCCAGGCGAAGCTATGCTAAGAGCAAAGACCCAAGAACTCTTTCGGTGGTCGATCTTAAAGAACAGGAACAGTTGCATTTGGCCGGAAGAGAAAAAGAAACGATAACCGATTATGATTCCATTAAGGACGACTATGATAAGTTCAAATTAATCCCCGGCAATCCCGGAAAATTGGTTTACGGTGTTTTTGCTTTTAGGACAGAAACGATCAAGGCCCGGTACGCCGAGGATATTGAAGCGCTACGGGAAAACAGCATCTTTGGATTTTGGCTCGGTTCGAACCGCGTCCCTAACGATGAAGAGGGCGCCGCCCTGGTCGGCAGATACCCTGGGCTCTATTCCGCGGAGCCGCTTTCTAAAAATAATACAGACCCGGATATCGCTTCCAAATTGTATGCGCTGGTTTTGCGTAAAGTGGGGGAGAGGATCAGCATGCTGACCGCCGGTCGTGACTTTCAAGAAATGTGGCGAGCGGAAGCGCGTAAAATTGCCGAGGAAGAAGAGAACTCCGGGGCACGAAGAAGCTACTCTTCCCCCGGGCAAGACGCAATAGCGACACCAACGCCAACACCGACTACTACTAGTCTGGTGAAAGTTGATGAAGGGAAAGAGGGCCAATCACAAGGAATGACAGTCATTGACTCTAAAGTTTTAGACAAAAGATCTTTTCTGAGCAGCGGTGAAAGAGGCTATGCCGGCAGGAAAATATCTTTTTATACGCAACCAATTGAAGAATTTATTAGATGCCGCTCCCAAATGAAAGATTGGCTCCAGCAATTAATGTTAAGGATCTACGGTAAGACGGATGAATATAAAGATCAATCTTCAGAAAAGATTCATGAGGCGCTTGATTTAGATGGCATTGAAAGAAGAGTTTTAAGCGCAAGTTATGTCATGTTCGGCCAAAAAACCGGAGGCGAAGAGGTAAATGCGGTAGGCGCCGCTTATTTAAAAACAGTCGGTCGAGAA
This window of the Candidatus Margulisiibacteriota bacterium genome carries:
- a CDS encoding histidine kinase N-terminal 7TM domain-containing protein; protein product: MNLYALPPLIAGVIISLIGSFGLADEKKNTANALFSLCCLSLAAWFLSYSLMYLNDSSPLMALRWARIGFFGISFLPALAYHFANAFLGRAPAKWTLPSLYSLAFLFTFFSQTDLIYRGVDHYFWGYYPAAGELYSFFLIMFAALWSYGVILLLFAWKEASRLGEGTRSRQILYVLIAFAGGTTGLVDFTTFGRPGSYPFGYLSALFFAAVIAYAILHRQLAAIESVIKRTAVYSLLTAVITALLVLLILISQQSFNSLFDFSPLWASLTGAFIIALLFKPLHEGVQDFVDHLFFRARYNYQLVLKKYSHALAQPSKDLDRFVKLAPYLLLKTLRLDSAACLVFDRPNNRYVVMGAIGDRAQTNGQAVPGTSPLVRELTVTKLELSRDNIADRAIHQAMIELKAEVIIPCVSGSEYFKEPTLLAGLVLGHKLSGESFSRDDLDFLKALVDQAAVSIEYAFMFQELKQR